Below is a window of Candidatus Methylomirabilota bacterium DNA.
GGCGACCGCGCGCAGGCCCTCGGGATCCAGCCCGTCCACGCGCGCCGCCACGACCGTCACGTCCCCGATCTGGCGCGCGCCGGCCACCAGGTCCTGAGCCCGGCTCCGGGCGAGGCGGACCTCCAGCTCCTCGAGGCGCTTCTCGAGCGCCCGCTGTTCCTCGAGGAGCTTCCCGAGCCGCCGCGGCAGCTCGAGCGGCGGGATGCGCAGCAGGTCGGCGGCCTGGCGGAGGGCGTGCTCCTGCTGGCCGACGTGCTGGAGCGCGGCGTCTCCGGTCACGGCCTCGAGCCGGCGGACGCCGGCCGCGATCGCGCCCTCGGTGACCACCTTGAAGAGCCCGATCTGTCCCGTCGCGTCGAGATGGGTGCCGCCGCAGAGCTCGGTCGAGAAGTCCCCGATCCGGATCACCCGGACGCGCTCGCCGTACTTCTCGCCGAAGAGGGCCAGGGCGCCCATCCGGAGCGCCTCGTCGCGCTGGGTCCAGAAGGGGTCCACCGCCAGGTTGTCGCGGACCTTCTCGTTGACGAGGTCCTCGACGTTCTCCAGGTCGCGGTCCTTCACCGGGCTCGGGTGGGTGAAGTCGAAGCGGAGCCGATCGGGGGCGACCAGGGACCCGGCCTGGGTGACGTGGGTGCCGAGCACGCGCCGGAGGGCCGCGTGGAGCAGGTGGGTGCCGGTGTGGTGAAGCCGGAGCCCCTGGCGGCGCGGGGATTCCACGGCGACCGCGACCTCCTCGCCTTCCCGGAAGCCGCCCTGGGTCACGCGCACCCGATGCACGATGAGGCCGGGGCCCCGGAACTGGGTGTCCAGGATGGCGCCCTGCCCCTGCCGGCCGGTGAGCTGGCCCGTGTCGCCGATCTGACCGCCCGACTCGGCGTAGCACGGGGTGCGGTCCAGGATCACCTCGACCTCGTCACCGGCCACGGCCTCCCGCCGGCGGCCCCCGTCCCGCACCATGGCGAGGATGCGCGCGGGCGTGGCCAGGGCCTCGTACCCGAGGAACTCGACCCGCGGGAGCTCGCTGGCCAGCGTCTGGTAGACCGCGCCCCGCTCGCCGGCCGCCGTCCCGAAGGCCGCGCCTTCCTGTGAGCGCTTCCGCTGCGCCTCCATCTCGGCGGCCCACGCGGCCTCGGTCTCGCCGGTGACCCGCCACCCGTGCTCCTGGAAGATCTCCTCGGCGAGGTCGCGGGGGAAGCCGTAGGTGTCGTAGAGCTTGAAGAGGAGCCGCCCGTCGATCGGCCGGCCGGCGCCCTCGCCCTCGGCCGCCAGGCGTTCCATGATCCGGGTGGTGCCGGCGTCGAGCGTCTCGGCGAAGCGCTCCTCCTCGAGCCGGACGGTCTCGGCCACCCGCGTCCGTTCGGCGACGAGCTCCGGGTAGACCTCGCCCATCAGGGCCGTCACCGTCCCCGCGACGTCCCACAGGAACGGCTCCATCAGCCCGAGGAGGCGCCCGTGGCGCATGGCCCGCCGCATGATGCGGCGGAGCACGTAGCCCCGCCACTCGTTCGACGGGAACACCCCGTCGGAGATCAGGAACGCGGCCGCCCGGGCGTGGTCGGCGATGACCCGCATCGAGACGTCGTCCGACTCGCGGGCCCCGTAGGGCTTCTCGGCCAGGCGCTCGACGTGGGCGATCAGCGGACGGATCAGGTCGGTGAGGAAGTTCGAGTCGACGCCCTGGACGACGGCGGCGACCCGCTCGAGCCCCATGCCGGTGTCGATCGAGGGCTTGGGGAGACGCACGAGCTGGCCCTGGGCGTTCCGGTCGAACTGCATGAAGACCAGGTTCCAGATCTCGAGCCAGCGGTCGCACTCGCAGGCGGGGCCGAGGCACGGTCGGCCCGCCTCCACCTCGGCACACGGGAGGTGGTCGCCCTGGTGGTAGTGGACCTCGGAGCAAGGCCCGCACGGCCCGTGATCCCCCATGGCCCAGAAGTTGTCCTTCTCGCCCAGCCGGAGGATCCGGTCGTCCGAGAGGCCCGCCACCTTCTTCCAGAGCGCGAAGGCCTCGTCGTCGTCGGTGAACACCGTCGCCCACAGCCGCGCGGGCGGCAGCCCGAGGTCCCGGGTCAGGAACTCCCAGGCGAAGGCGATCGCCTCGGCCTTGAAATAGTCGCCGAACGAGAAGTTCCCGAGCATCTCGAAGAAGGTGTG
It encodes the following:
- the alaS gene encoding alanine--tRNA ligase gives rise to the protein MTGHALRDRFLRYFERNGHTIVPSSSLVPAQDPTLLFTNAGMVQFKAAFLGEERRDYARATTCQKCVRAGGKHNDLENVGRTARHHTFFEMLGNFSFGDYFKAEAIAFAWEFLTRDLGLPPARLWATVFTDDDEAFALWKKVAGLSDDRILRLGEKDNFWAMGDHGPCGPCSEVHYHQGDHLPCAEVEAGRPCLGPACECDRWLEIWNLVFMQFDRNAQGQLVRLPKPSIDTGMGLERVAAVVQGVDSNFLTDLIRPLIAHVERLAEKPYGARESDDVSMRVIADHARAAAFLISDGVFPSNEWRGYVLRRIMRRAMRHGRLLGLMEPFLWDVAGTVTALMGEVYPELVAERTRVAETVRLEEERFAETLDAGTTRIMERLAAEGEGAGRPIDGRLLFKLYDTYGFPRDLAEEIFQEHGWRVTGETEAAWAAEMEAQRKRSQEGAAFGTAAGERGAVYQTLASELPRVEFLGYEALATPARILAMVRDGGRRREAVAGDEVEVILDRTPCYAESGGQIGDTGQLTGRQGQGAILDTQFRGPGLIVHRVRVTQGGFREGEEVAVAVESPRRQGLRLHHTGTHLLHAALRRVLGTHVTQAGSLVAPDRLRFDFTHPSPVKDRDLENVEDLVNEKVRDNLAVDPFWTQRDEALRMGALALFGEKYGERVRVIRIGDFSTELCGGTHLDATGQIGLFKVVTEGAIAAGVRRLEAVTGDAALQHVGQQEHALRQAADLLRIPPLELPRRLGKLLEEQRALEKRLEELEVRLARSRAQDLVAGARQIGDVTVVAARVDGLDPEGLRAVADSVRERLGSGVICLGSVTDGKVSLVSAVTRDLTKRFHAGKLVQEVAKAIDGAGGGRPDLAQAGGKNPGGLDRALAAVYDWVARAAGG